Sequence from the Thermococcus sp. genome:
CCTCAATATGGACATTCAGGGAAGTGCATCGACCTGGGAATCAAGAGATCTCCCTTCCGTCCTACGTAGTTTTCCAGGACAAGATAGCCTCAACGGCCCTTGACTATTGCTATCAGTACAACCCGGACTGGAGGTGCACCGGCGTTACCCTCTGCGCCTGGCCCAACGATACGGCAACGGTCGTCCTATACGCCAACTATACGATTAGCTGCACCGGCCTAACGTGTCGTCCCGTTAATGGAACATATTACAAAGCTGTCATAAACACAACCGACTGGAGAGTTATAGAGTTCGAGCCCGCGAACGAGGACATCTTCCAGGAAGTCGTATCCGAATGCGAGCGGGTGTGGAATGCAACGGAAAAGAAGTAGGAGAGAGTAAATTCATGTTTCATCACGCTCCAAGTGTTTTGAAGGGTGACTTTTTGCGTGAATGTATTTATAAACATGGCAGATTACTCTTATTTCTTTTGCCCCGTTACTATTGTAAAACTAGGTTCCAAATAAACTTATACTCAAAAAAAAAGAAAGAAACTTTACTGATAGTAAAAGGAAAAGGTTATATGGGATAATGTGCATTGAGTTATGAAAACAAGACTTGAGGAGGTAGGTGATTGGTGGTGAAGAGCTTACATCTCATCTCCATTTTTCTTGCGGCTCTCCTCGTTGGAACGCTCGTTGGTTACTATGGACATCAGCCAAAGTCCAATGTTACATCCCCTGAGCTCTGCGTTCTTAAGGAGTATTCAGGGGATTTAGATGGTTTAACTCTCATAGGGGAGTTTGATGGGGTAAAAGTATACGACAGAAAAGGGACATACATCATTGACGACGGAAAATCAAAGCATCTCCTCAACGCGAGTGAAGTCTTTTTCTTCAACTGGGGCTTCGTTGCCCTCAGGAATGAGAGCGAGGTGAGAGCGGTTCCCTTTGTGAAGTTCAGCGTTGACCAGTACGGCAGAACCAACGTGAGCACCGGCAACTTGACCGCGGAGGTCCCGGTTGTTGTTCTGAGAGCCTGTGGTTACGATGGGAAACCCCTCTGGAACCTCACGTTCTCTGGCTACACCTGGGCCTACGACAGCGGGAAATATGGGGTTAAGGAGAACGGAACGGCCGTTCCGGGAATTCTGGCGACCAACACGAGCGACTACCTCTATGCCCTCGTTTATCAGGCCTCCCCAAGGCAGTTCTCGGACCTCAGGAGGTATGCACCGGACGACTACTTTTACGTTTTCGGCAAAAACGGAACCGTCAGGGAGTTTGACCTTGGCGGGGGTTACGTCCCCATCAGGAACACCTTCCTTCTTTCCAACGGTAGCTACGTCCTCATGGGGACTTGAGCAACCCCAGCTTGATGGCTCGCCTCAGTCCGGCTACGTCATGATTCTGAACGGAACAAAAGTAATTTGGAGCAGACTCTTCCAGATAAACGACCCGAGCTGTCTCTGCTACGTCATTCCCGGCTGGGGCGGGATTGACAAAAACGGCTGTGCCCTCTTCGGTCTCTACGACGGTGAGGGTCGGTACTGCAACGGAAAGTTCACGTACGTTGCGAACTTAACAGGGTAGATAACAGGGTAGAGCCCGTGTAAGGGATAAGTTTTGGGGGCTAAGCCCCCATCCTCTTTCTAACAACATCCAACGCCTTCTCGGCATCTTCCCTGAACTCAGGGAGACCGAGCTCTTCCATCGTCTCAGGCAGTGGAACACCAAGTTCTTCATCCCAGCCCCTCAGCCTGTAGAACTCCCTTCTGGCCTCAAGGAAGTCCTTGTGGTCAATGAAGGCCGCGTTACCCTCTGCCGGACCGTCGGGTTCAGGTTCCCACCAGCGCGGCGGAATAACGTCGTCAAGAGGTGGCGTAACCCAGTCGAGGACGTTGTGTATCCTCGCTATGTTCTCAACGCCCCAGGCCCTTCTCCGCAGTTCATCAACCGTCCACTCCTCGCCGGTGACAACGCTGTAGAGCCTCGCGAGGTCTTCAAGTTTGTAGGGCACAAACTTGCACGTGCCGAGCATGTCGGTGATGTAGCTCTCGTCCCTGCCCTCTATGAGCGACGGTACAAGCTCTTTCGCCGGCCCCTGGTTCGGGAGCTGGTGGGGCCTCGGCCAGCCGCGGAGGTGGGAAGCGCCAACGTCAGCTGTGGCGTAGCTCAAGGCGTATGTCCTCCTTCCGCGCGGATCCCATGCCGGTGCCTCCATTCCTTTGACGTGGACGGCTAAGTTGCATCCCCTGCTGAGCCTCTCACAGGCCCTTTTTACCCCGTCCGCCAGGATGGCCCCAAAGCCCCTCCTCTCGGCCATCAGCCTGATGAGCCTCTCCTCTGCCTCCTCATCGCCGAAGCCCTTGACTGGAAATCCTATCTCGTCTTCACCAATCAGACCGTGCTCAACCATTTCAAAGAGCCAGGCTATTGTATTCCCTGTAGCTATGCTATCTAGCCCAAGGTTGTTGACGAGCCAGTTGAAATATGCCACCACTGGGAAGTTGAAGACACCCGTTGAGGCACCGAGCATCGCTATGCTCTCATATTCGGGCTTTACTCGGATTTTTCTGCCCTTGTATT
This genomic interval carries:
- a CDS encoding aldehyde ferredoxin oxidoreductase family protein; this translates as MFGYQNRIARVNLTEGKITYEELPDEAIRKFIGGKGLGYYLIYREVPPGTDPLSPANKFVFAPGGMTGLIPGSSKVIAVSKSPETGLISDSSGGDAFGPKLKGHFDALVIEGKSEEPVYLYIHDGEVEVLPAGHLWGKGNYEVAKEIWKEHPKASIALVGPAGERLSRIANVIYDTERASGRGGLGTVLGSKKVKAVVVEAGEKPPVASPEKFQELWQEFYDEFATNPKYEHTRSYGTSDSLRSSASLGMSPAYNFSRPYIPDELASKLGGDEVKKYEVEPEWFVHGKSCPIKCARYVEVEYKGRKIRVKPEYESIAMLGASTGVFNFPVVAYFNWLVNNLGLDSIATGNTIAWLFEMVEHGLIGEDEIGFPVKGFGDEEAEERLIRLMAERRGFGAILADGVKRACERLSRGCNLAVHVKGMEAPAWDPRGRRTYALSYATADVGASHLRGWPRPHQLPNQGPAKELVPSLIEGRDESYITDMLGTCKFVPYKLEDLARLYSVVTGEEWTVDELRRRAWGVENIARIHNVLDWVTPPLDDVIPPRWWEPEPDGPAEGNAAFIDHKDFLEARREFYRLRGWDEELGVPLPETMEELGLPEFREDAEKALDVVRKRMGA